Proteins from one Elgaria multicarinata webbii isolate HBS135686 ecotype San Diego chromosome 3, rElgMul1.1.pri, whole genome shotgun sequence genomic window:
- the ENDOU gene encoding uridylate-specific endoribonuclease — protein MDGSLYGPLDSCEGRCNEKYNSRDVCHCNDKCEKHQNCCEDYHIHCGQANTDDNERGTVSAEGFSSSDDAITDEELKQTSEQLYQSDRNKAEESDIIVNKQHLTSDTKEQEDQSPKPLFDYVNEEKLFSKPTYASFIKLLDNYHKEVGTEEDFNTEQLAEQDTFLEEIMKTEVMKDLYRFLQSKNRYDTEPEFVADLKKMWFGLYSRGKDDGDSSGFEHVFSGEIKKGKVSGFHNWIHFYLLEKQGVIDYLSYNYDGPWTSYPDVLGMQFNWDGFYKEVGTAFIGSSPEFEFGLYSLCFIARPGKVCHLKIGGHDLGIQTYTWDKSTYGNGKKYIATAYVVSP, from the exons atggacggat CTTTGTACGGCCCGCTCGATTCCTGCGAAGGACGATGCAATGAGAAGTACAACTCCAGAGATGTTTGCCATTGCAATGATAAATGTGAAAAACATCAGAACTGCTGTGAAGACTACCACATTCACTGCGGACAGG CTAATACAGACGACAATGAAAGGGGCACAGTGTCTGCTG AGGGATTCTCCAGCAGTGACGATGCTATCACCGATGAAGAATTGAAACAAACGTCAGAGCAGCTTTACCAAAGTGACCGCAACAAAGCAGAGGAATCTGATATCATTGTTAACAAGCAACACTTAACTTCAGATACTAAGGAACAAGAAGATCAATCCCCCAAACC GCTTTTTGATTACGTTAATGAGGAGAAGCTTTTCTCCAAGCCGACTTACGCCAGCTTCATTAAGCTGCTGGATAATTATCATAAAGAGGTCGGGACAGAGGAAGACTTCAACACAGAGCAACTGGCGGAGCAGGACACTTTCCTCGAGGAGATCATGAAGACGGAGGTCATGAAAGACCTTTACAGGttccttcaaagcaaaa ACCGGTATGATACAGAGCCAGAGTTTGTTGCTGACCTCAAGAAAATGTGGTTTGGCCTTTATTCCAGGGGCAAAGACGATGGTGACTCCAGTGGCTTCGAGCACGTCTTTTCAG GAGAAATCAAGAAAGGGAAAGTATCTGGATTCCACAACTGGATTCATTTTTACCTTCTGGAGAAACAGGGTGTAATTGATTATTTGAGCTACAACTATGATGGTCCG TGGACCTCATATCCAGATGTCCTGGGGATGCAGTTCAATTGGGATGGATTTTACAAAGAGGTTGGAACAGCTTTCATTGGAAGCAGTCCTGAATTTGAATTTGGCCTCTATTCGCTGTGTTTCATTGCCAGGCCTGGGAAAGT GTGTCATCTGAAAATTGGGGGCCATGATCTGGGGATCCAGACATATACTTGGGATAAATCTACCTATGGCAATGGCAAAAAGTACATAGCCACAGCTTATGTGGTATCCCCATGA